One Chaetodon trifascialis isolate fChaTrf1 chromosome 13, fChaTrf1.hap1, whole genome shotgun sequence DNA segment encodes these proteins:
- the hint1 gene encoding adenosine 5'-monophosphoramidase HINT1, whose amino-acid sequence MADETAKAQAATPGGDTIFGKIIRKEIPAKFIYEDDQCVAFNDVSPQAPTHILVVPRKPIVQMSKVEDSDAALLGHLMIVAKKCAQEAGLTKGYRIVVNDGPDGGQSVYHIHIHVLGGRTMNWPPG is encoded by the exons ATGGCTGATGAAACAGCAAAAGCTCAGGCTGCCACGCCGGGCGGAGACACGATATTTGGAAAAATCATACGCAAAGAGATTCCTGCCAAATTCATCTATGAAGATGACCAG tgtgtggcTTTCAACGATGTTTCTCCTCAAGCTCCCACTCACATCCTTGTTGTCCCAAGAAAGCCCATTGTTCAGATGTCAAAGGTGGAGGATAGTGATGCTGCA tTGTTAGGCCACTTGATGATAGTTGCAAAGAAGTGTGCTCAGGAGGCGGGCCTGACTAAAGGCTACAGGATTGTCGTGAACGATGGACCGGATGGAGGCCAGTCGGTCTaccacatccacatccacgtCCTGGGAGGACGCACGATGAACTGGCCCCCCGGCTAA